In Altererythrobacter rubellus, the following are encoded in one genomic region:
- a CDS encoding class I SAM-dependent methyltransferase: MASSDTQEWQGRVGKSWASEWQRTDRSFRMLTSELERRIAGSPYANLLDVGCGAGELSLVAAQARPEARVTGVDISPDLIDVARLRSAGIPNVRFELADAASWRPGDGESFDLQVSRHGVMFFDQPVAAFANLRAISAPGANLIFSCFRSLEENPFFGLAGNLVDGGVSLPDPHAPGPFAFAGAERVHGILSDAGWCNVSIVPFDFQMIAGSGEDPVSDAVSYFSRIGPAARAISLMDDVAKQSFRMKLEGFVREHLSADEVALDAAAWIVTATRD; the protein is encoded by the coding sequence ATGGCAAGTTCCGACACTCAAGAATGGCAAGGCCGCGTTGGCAAATCATGGGCAAGCGAGTGGCAACGCACGGATCGAAGCTTCCGAATGCTAACTAGTGAGTTAGAGCGCAGAATTGCGGGAAGCCCATATGCGAATTTGCTCGATGTCGGTTGCGGGGCCGGAGAGCTGTCGCTTGTAGCGGCGCAGGCGCGTCCGGAAGCGCGGGTGACGGGCGTTGATATCTCACCTGACCTTATCGATGTCGCACGGCTACGCTCCGCCGGTATACCGAATGTGCGGTTTGAACTCGCGGACGCGGCCAGCTGGCGGCCTGGCGATGGGGAGAGTTTTGACCTTCAGGTTTCACGACACGGGGTCATGTTCTTCGATCAACCTGTTGCCGCTTTCGCCAATCTGCGGGCAATATCTGCGCCCGGCGCCAACTTGATATTCTCCTGCTTTCGCTCGTTAGAGGAAAATCCGTTTTTCGGATTGGCTGGCAATCTGGTCGACGGTGGGGTTTCGTTGCCCGATCCCCACGCACCGGGGCCTTTCGCATTTGCGGGTGCTGAGCGGGTACATGGAATTTTGTCTGATGCTGGTTGGTGCAATGTATCGATTGTGCCGTTTGACTTCCAGATGATTGCTGGTTCGGGTGAAGATCCGGTCAGCGACGCGGTAAGCTATTTCAGCAGGATCGGCCCGGCGGCACGGGCGATCTCCCTGATGGATGACGTGGCAAAGCAATCATTCCGCATGAAACTTGAGGGATTCGTGAGAGAGCATCTTTCAGCAGATGAGGTCGCACTTGATGCAGCTGCCTGGATCGTCACGGCCACACGCGATTGA
- the recA gene encoding recombinase RecA, with the protein MATNLKLVEKESSVDRQKALDAALAQIDRAFGKGSAMKLGSKEAMNVESISTGSLGLDIALGIGGLPKGRVIEVYGPESSGKTTLALHVLAEAQKNGGTVAFVDAEHALDPVYAKALGVDIDELIISQPDTGEQALEITDTLVRSNAIDVLVVDSVAALVPRAEIEGEMGDTHVGLQARLMSQSLRKLTGSINRSKCMVIFINQLRMKIGVMYGNPETTTGGNALKFYASVRLDIRRTGQIKDRDEVVGNTTRVKVVKNKVAPPFKQVEFDIMYGEGISKIGEILDLGVKAGIVEKSGSWFSYDSIRIGQGRENAKTYLKENPEICDKLEAAIRGRTDEVAGEMMAGPDAEA; encoded by the coding sequence ATGGCGACTAATCTTAAACTGGTTGAAAAGGAATCATCCGTGGATCGTCAGAAGGCGTTAGACGCTGCACTTGCACAGATTGATCGGGCCTTTGGTAAAGGTTCGGCAATGAAGCTGGGCTCCAAAGAAGCGATGAACGTCGAATCGATTTCGACCGGTTCGTTGGGCCTGGATATCGCGCTTGGTATTGGCGGCCTGCCTAAGGGCCGTGTCATCGAAGTTTACGGTCCGGAAAGTTCAGGCAAAACCACGCTGGCACTCCATGTTCTTGCAGAAGCGCAGAAGAATGGCGGTACTGTCGCCTTTGTCGACGCCGAGCATGCGCTGGATCCGGTTTATGCCAAGGCTTTAGGTGTAGATATTGACGAACTTATTATTTCTCAGCCGGACACCGGTGAGCAGGCACTTGAGATCACCGATACGCTGGTTCGCTCGAACGCGATCGACGTATTGGTGGTGGACTCGGTGGCCGCTTTGGTGCCGCGCGCTGAGATCGAAGGCGAAATGGGCGACACCCACGTCGGCTTGCAGGCGCGCCTAATGTCGCAGTCCCTGCGCAAGCTTACTGGTTCGATTAACCGTTCGAAATGCATGGTGATCTTTATCAACCAGCTTCGCATGAAGATCGGTGTGATGTATGGTAACCCTGAAACCACAACTGGCGGCAATGCGCTGAAGTTTTACGCATCGGTTCGCCTGGACATTCGCCGCACAGGTCAGATCAAGGATCGCGATGAAGTGGTTGGCAACACCACCCGCGTAAAAGTAGTCAAAAACAAGGTTGCACCTCCATTCAAACAGGTCGAGTTCGACATCATGTATGGAGAAGGGATCTCCAAGATTGGTGAGATTCTCGATCTTGGTGTGAAGGCCGGTATAGTCGAGAAGTCAGGTAGCTGGTTCTCCTATGACAGTATCCGGATCGGTCAGGGCCGTGAGAACGCCAAGACCTATCTGAAGGAGAACCCGGAAATTTGCGACAAGTTGGAAGCTGCTATTCGCGGCCGCACCGACGAAGTCGCCGGGGAAATGATGGCAGGGCCTGACGCGGAGGCCTGA